attagttaacatatgaggttatattagactttcaaattttgaaaagaacaagccaactttgaaaagctctcTATCTTAAGTGCTTTCAAAAGTATTTCGATCTTTTAAAAACTGCAAGTACAAGCATATGGtctttttgatttaccaaacacaaaatgaagagtttggacttttaaaaagcacaaacaCCTCTtcaaaaaactttaccaaaccaaACCTAAAAATGTGGTCTCTAGATCATTTCCAATTCTTAATTAACTGATTTGTTTATTTGTATATTATTCTTTGTAGGTGGGTGAAGTTGGTGAATTGGCTGAGATATTTCAGTGGAAAGGTGAAGTCAAGAGGGGACTTCCCAATtggaaagaggaagaaaaaacaCATCTTAGTGAGGAGCTTTCAGATGTGTTGCTTTACCTTGTCAGGCTCTCTGATACCTGTGGTATTGATCTTGGAAAAGCTGCTTTGAGAAAGGTTGAACTCAATGCCATAAAATACCCAGTAAAAAGTTATCAAGATGTTTCAACTTCAAGCAAGAAGTATAAACAAATCACTCTTGAAACTCCAACAAGTTATAATGGTGATCGCAATACTGAAAAAGATTGATCATATATTTTTAACTAGGGGATTGTGACATTTGCTTGCAACTTTGTTATGGTCAGTGGCATATCTGGTAGTATAATAATATGTAATGGTTCATGCCATTCCATGTAGAATAATGTCTTGGTCATGTTTATTCTCACATATTTAGTTACTACTTTGTCATAATCAAATCCCCTTGCGaatgttatattagacatggatgGATGAAGAAACCTATATTTCGATTTAGtttaaaaacatatataaaaaattatttttatattaattgtttCATTGTTTCTTTACCAAAAAAGTAATTATACTTTAATTCAATTTAATGATTAAGTACTAATGCACATAAAATTGggtaacaatatatataagataAACATATCTTCaaatgaaacaaaacaaaactcaattttaatttaattttatcttttaataatatcaatttttttactgtacatagtattcaattattttttaattacatctaaacaaattacacttaattacattgcttttattttaaataaatttatttttttataattttaaagaattttgatacattagagacaaaaagtataatttatattttattatatatatatatattattttttatcttttctacaagtttatatactagtcattctacaaacatttcatgataactaaaaatctttaagagtaaaattataaaaaaattaatttatttagaatgaaagtaatatgattaagtataatttacttagatgtgattaaaaaataattgaatactatatatagtaaaaaattgatattattaaaggataaaattaaaatttatttctatgtatcatttttgtcctcaaagttttcgtcctatttaagtccctaacgtttaaaatcatctcaattttgtcccaccgTCAATTCTGCTAACGgaccctaacggcaggacaacattgagtcaattttgaaacgttagggacttaaataggacgattgaaacgttagggacaacctTGGAACAtatcccaaacgttggggacaaaaacgatactttactcttatttatatattttattttagaggtcgtaataccacaccacctctgttttacggcttaagcgtaaagctctgtgtggtagtgTGTTAGAAGTTAGGGTTAGTGAGGATAATTCatataatatctttttttttaaattagcgaCCACTTTTGCGACTGATTAGTTTATAAAACCGGTCACTAACTTAAAAATTAGCAACTAATTTAGTGACCACAAATTTAGCGACCTAATTAGCAACCGACCAAGTTTTATTCTATTTACCTATCGATTGGTTGTAAAATcgattgataaattaaaaagtagCAACCGATTTTATGACCAAGAGTCCCAAGGACATTCCTTCCTTTTTTTGGTTGATAATTCGGTcgccaaattaaaaaatagcgaccgattttagcaATCATTTATATTCTAGTTGTATAATACTAATCGGTCACTAAATCGGTGGCTATTAGTGATTGATTTTgttagtcactaaaatcagtcGCTAACTTAACAATTAGCAACTGATTTAGCAACCAGTAATCTAGCGACTGAATTAGCGACCAAACAGTTATTCACCCTGTTTCACTATCAGTTGCAATATCAAtcgctaaaataaaaaatagcaaatgaTTTTGTGACCAATAGTCCCAAAGACATTACTTTCCATTTTGGTTTCTAAATCTGTCGCTAAATGAAAAAATAGTGACCGATTTTAGTGACCAGCTTTATTCTGGTTGTATCAAAACCTTATCAGTCACTAATTCGGTTGCTATTAGTGATCGAGTTTGTTAGTTGCT
The sequence above is drawn from the Arachis hypogaea cultivar Tifrunner chromosome 4, arahy.Tifrunner.gnm2.J5K5, whole genome shotgun sequence genome and encodes:
- the LOC112794303 gene encoding uncharacterized protein, producing MSEVPDGGSVSLDMLKKLMAQFAEKRDWNQYHSPRNLLLALVGEVGELAEIFQWKGEVKRGLPNWKEEEKTHLSEELSDVLLYLVRLSDTCGIDLGKAALRKVELNAIKYPVKSYQDVSTSSKKYKQITLETPTSYNGDRNTEKD